In Opitutaceae bacterium TAV5, one genomic interval encodes:
- a CDS encoding xylose isomerase has translation MSESVMEWPGRVMAERAGRRYPADTMKLGLCASPGQVASWPDLPFGYVEVNVQAQLKPEADDAAFAAEAETLRALPRPATAANCFLPGNLKVTGPAVDHERLARYAETAFRRAASTGIRHIVFGSGGARQVPEGWSPAEGFEQYVEALRICAPLAERHGVVLVVEPLNRGECNLVNTVLEGAVAVARVDRPGVRLLVDIFHMLRNGESPDDIVKAGPWIAHAHVAEAEVRSAPGVKGDDFGPFLRALRRAGYTGALSLECHWVGDLRTEAAAAYEVLGKQLASAGF, from the coding sequence ATGAGCGAAAGTGTCATGGAGTGGCCCGGGCGGGTCATGGCGGAGCGGGCGGGGAGGCGGTATCCTGCGGACACCATGAAACTCGGTTTATGCGCCTCTCCCGGCCAGGTCGCCTCGTGGCCGGATCTCCCGTTCGGCTACGTGGAAGTCAATGTGCAGGCGCAGTTGAAACCCGAGGCGGATGACGCGGCGTTCGCCGCCGAGGCCGAAACCCTGCGCGCATTGCCGCGGCCGGCGACGGCGGCGAACTGTTTCCTGCCGGGCAACCTGAAAGTCACGGGACCGGCGGTCGATCACGAGCGGCTGGCGCGCTACGCGGAAACGGCGTTCCGGCGGGCGGCGTCGACGGGAATCCGTCACATCGTTTTCGGTTCCGGCGGCGCCCGTCAGGTGCCGGAGGGCTGGTCGCCGGCCGAAGGTTTTGAACAGTATGTCGAAGCGCTGCGCATCTGCGCTCCGCTGGCGGAGCGGCATGGCGTGGTGCTGGTCGTGGAGCCGCTCAATCGCGGCGAGTGCAACCTCGTCAACACCGTCCTCGAAGGCGCGGTGGCCGTGGCCCGCGTGGATCGTCCGGGTGTTCGCCTGCTGGTCGATATTTTTCACATGCTGCGCAACGGCGAATCACCGGATGACATCGTGAAGGCCGGCCCCTGGATCGCGCATGCGCACGTGGCGGAGGCCGAGGTGCGCAGCGCGCCCGGCGTCAAGGGTGATGATTTCGGCCCGTTCCTGCGCGCGCTGCGGCGGGCCGGTTACACCGGCGCGTTGTCGCTGGAGTGCCACTGGGTCGGCGACCTGCGAACCGAGGCCGCGGCCGCATACGAGGTGCTCGGCAAGCAACTCGCGTCGGCGGGGTTTTGA
- a CDS encoding anchor protein, with translation MAARAIAFLGSLLAVAATPTRAVVVLNTDFGSVVDATYANNEVIGAGGSATTQLTVKVPASGFSVKTTGGTMQFTQTVAANPSPGGVEKYFGNGPAVTQLSGSVSFKVLTSVRHDSLNFAITDGSTFGASGTTASVQVRITNDNQFCYLDGGTLKIAVAPLLTGVNYKFEFAAEYTNATQNTWSFKLIDLDATAGDGVVFNSGTINTRAPLAAAKGMVITSAQGDALADPYISISSITLDATLASVPEPATYALFVSGLVLAGVWSARRIVGRRL, from the coding sequence ATGGCCGCCCGTGCCATCGCGTTTCTCGGCTCCCTGCTTGCCGTTGCCGCCACGCCGACCCGCGCCGTTGTCGTGCTCAACACCGACTTCGGTTCGGTCGTCGATGCCACCTATGCCAACAACGAGGTGATCGGCGCGGGCGGAAGCGCCACCACGCAACTCACCGTCAAGGTGCCGGCCAGCGGTTTCAGCGTGAAAACGACAGGAGGCACGATGCAGTTCACCCAGACCGTGGCGGCCAACCCAAGCCCCGGCGGCGTGGAAAAGTATTTCGGGAACGGACCGGCCGTCACGCAACTGAGCGGCTCGGTTTCGTTCAAGGTGCTCACCTCCGTGCGACACGATTCGCTCAACTTTGCAATTACCGATGGCTCCACATTCGGGGCATCCGGCACCACTGCATCTGTGCAAGTGCGCATTACTAATGACAATCAGTTTTGCTATCTGGATGGCGGCACTCTCAAGATCGCCGTCGCCCCGTTGCTGACAGGCGTGAACTACAAATTCGAATTCGCGGCAGAATACACGAACGCGACGCAAAACACATGGTCGTTCAAGCTGATCGATCTCGATGCCACGGCCGGCGATGGCGTTGTGTTCAATTCGGGAACAATCAACACACGAGCGCCTCTGGCAGCGGCGAAGGGCATGGTCATCACGTCGGCCCAAGGGGATGCGCTCGCTGATCCCTACATCAGCATTTCCAGCATCACGCTCGACGCTACGCTGGCGTCTGTTCCGGAGCCTGCGACGTATGCGCTGTTCGTCAGCGGACTGGTGCTGGCGGGAGTCTGGAGCGCGCGCCGTATCGTCGGCAGGCGCCTCTGA
- a CDS encoding pectinesterase: MRCSSADWCWRESGARAVSSAGASDVSYCIRHTARPSNASMGKITKIALVGDSTVCDYPQASRLRGWGQMLPELFDSRVVIHNAARCGMSTRIYPGELWASVLEARPDLVLIQFGHNDSHAQGNPESTDAATDYRDNLRRFVREARDAGVQPVLVTPVRRRLFDADGRPTNELAPYADAMREVARKLSAPLVDLHASSGALFSRLGESQTGDFTVNVSENPDKPGRTDRTHFTAEGARAIARLVGDALAALFPPVLCQPNC, from the coding sequence ATGCGCTGTTCGTCAGCGGACTGGTGCTGGCGGGAGTCTGGAGCGCGCGCCGTATCGTCGGCAGGCGCCTCTGATGTTTCGTACTGTATCCGTCACACCGCGCGGCCATCGAATGCGAGTATGGGAAAAATCACAAAAATTGCTCTGGTGGGCGACTCGACGGTTTGCGATTACCCGCAAGCATCGCGACTGCGCGGCTGGGGCCAGATGTTGCCGGAGCTGTTTGATTCGCGGGTGGTGATTCACAACGCCGCCCGCTGCGGGATGAGCACACGGATTTATCCGGGCGAGCTGTGGGCTTCGGTGCTCGAAGCCCGCCCCGATCTCGTGCTGATCCAGTTTGGGCACAATGATTCCCACGCGCAGGGAAATCCAGAATCGACCGACGCCGCCACGGACTACAGGGACAACTTGCGCCGCTTCGTGCGCGAGGCACGTGACGCCGGTGTGCAACCTGTCCTGGTGACGCCTGTGCGCCGGCGTCTTTTCGATGCGGACGGACGGCCCACCAACGAACTCGCTCCGTATGCCGATGCGATGCGTGAAGTCGCACGCAAACTGTCCGCGCCCCTTGTCGACCTGCATGCGTCAAGCGGCGCCTTGTTTTCCCGACTCGGCGAATCGCAGACAGGCGACTTCACCGTCAATGTATCCGAAAATCCTGACAAGCCCGGACGGACGGACCGCACTCATTTCACGGCTGAAGGCGCCCGTGCCATCGCCCGTTTGGTGGGCGACGCTCTGGCCGCACTTTTTCCCCCTGTGTTATGCCAACCGAATTGTTAA
- a CDS encoding acetyl-CoA carboxylase subunit alpha (catalyzes the ATP-dependent carboxylation of a covalently attached biotin and the transfer of the carboxyl group to pyruvate forming oxaloacetate), which yields MIQKILIANRGEIALRIVRACRELGIKTLAVYSEADVQSLHVQLADEAICIGGPRSADSYLRADRIIAAAEIANVDAIHPGYGFLSENPKFAEQCESCNIKFIGPKSKTIQMMGDKAVAKETVRKAKVPIVMGSDGPIDSEAEAIKIARKIGYPVIIKAVAGGGGRGMRVAHNDVSLGKEYNVARGEAEKAFGNGSVYIEKYIEKPRHIEFQILADSHGKVIHLGERDCSVQRRHQKLIEESPSPFLTPSLRKEMGRHAVRAAEAAGYENAGTIEFLVDAKGKYYFIEMNTRIQVEHPVTEEVTGIDLIKEQIKVAMGEKLSFDQSDVTFTKHAIECRINAEDPARNFAPSPGTIGLYYAPGGHGVRVDSHVYSGYVIPPYYDSMIGKLIGYGSSRKIAIERTYRALSEYLIRGIRTTIPLHKAIMSDPTFIEGKATTAYMEEFFARTPTDLFM from the coding sequence ATGATTCAAAAAATCCTGATCGCCAACCGCGGTGAAATTGCCCTGCGCATCGTGCGCGCCTGCCGCGAACTCGGCATCAAGACGCTGGCCGTGTACTCCGAGGCCGATGTCCAGTCGCTCCATGTCCAGCTCGCCGACGAGGCCATCTGCATCGGCGGCCCGCGCAGCGCCGACAGCTACCTGCGTGCCGACCGCATCATCGCCGCCGCCGAAATCGCCAACGTGGACGCCATCCACCCCGGCTACGGGTTTCTGTCCGAAAACCCCAAGTTCGCCGAACAGTGCGAATCGTGTAACATCAAGTTCATCGGCCCGAAGTCCAAAACCATCCAGATGATGGGGGACAAGGCCGTGGCCAAGGAAACCGTGCGCAAGGCCAAGGTGCCGATCGTCATGGGGTCCGACGGTCCCATCGACAGCGAGGCCGAGGCGATCAAGATCGCGCGCAAGATCGGCTACCCCGTCATCATCAAGGCGGTGGCCGGCGGCGGCGGGCGCGGCATGCGCGTCGCCCACAACGACGTCTCGCTCGGCAAGGAGTACAACGTGGCGCGCGGCGAGGCCGAAAAGGCGTTCGGCAACGGCTCGGTCTACATCGAAAAGTACATCGAGAAACCCCGTCACATCGAGTTCCAGATTCTCGCCGACAGCCACGGCAAGGTGATCCACCTCGGCGAGCGCGACTGCTCCGTGCAGCGCCGCCACCAGAAGCTGATCGAGGAGTCGCCGTCGCCCTTCCTCACGCCCTCGCTGCGCAAGGAAATGGGCCGCCACGCCGTGCGCGCCGCCGAGGCCGCCGGCTACGAGAACGCCGGCACGATCGAGTTTCTGGTCGATGCGAAGGGCAAATATTACTTCATCGAGATGAACACCCGCATCCAGGTGGAGCATCCGGTGACGGAAGAGGTCACGGGCATCGACCTGATCAAGGAACAGATCAAGGTGGCGATGGGTGAAAAACTGTCGTTCGACCAGAGCGACGTGACGTTCACCAAACACGCCATCGAGTGCCGCATCAACGCCGAGGACCCGGCGCGCAACTTCGCGCCCTCGCCCGGTACGATCGGCCTGTATTATGCGCCGGGCGGCCACGGCGTGCGCGTGGACAGCCATGTTTACAGCGGCTACGTGATCCCACCCTACTACGATTCGATGATCGGCAAGCTCATCGGCTACGGCTCGAGCCGCAAGATCGCCATCGAGCGCACCTATCGCGCGCTCAGCGAGTACCTGATCCGCGGCATCCGCACGACCATCCCGCTGCACAAGGCGATCATGAGCGACCCGACCTTCATCGAGGGCAAGGCCACGACCGCGTACATGGAAGAGTTCTTCGCCCGCACGCCGACGGATCTGTTCATGTAA
- a CDS encoding glycosyhydrolase: MSLHLTLYNISKYIRSLIVSGFVATPLFPAFVPENPETVFTSPGIPASLRLRTDAANLHGKPLSFVVNDYTGRTVATGETAVDGSGRVAVPVVLPAGFYEVSFPAAGEGAAPVGVMSMGQPAEGKDPGAGEGFFSIDTALSWLTPPEKRPALIGNLRHVIEPRGLARERFSWAAITPAEGRWNWAADKDYDNTRRLYAEAGVRILEMFHDAPRWMGRSQNGNFPDDLIAAARSWCEVATRWHGYWAALEVWNEPDIGFGAYQPADQYLPLVKTIRHTMRAAGINTPIGGGAYASLNPDYLDLSSRNGLLDECDFISFHYYGDPLGLERHVSEYRAWLRACGHESKPLWLTEVGQPWHGKPVLRADVKTQAVTALAFAMQAVESRACGVAAHYPFVYVDYNEGNRNYPVRNYGMLDRTGSPLRPFAAYAQTARLLTGATCIGDIVINGVPGARRIRVFETPADPGDAIIAIYTGEVASDATAAAAATVRLPFAARAAFGIDGRALAIAENGRVVSVTDGIAWLRAPRSRLSAFLKTDTEAARLLRLARPATTDSVAPVSPIVLQPQIDIAKVTAISRGYLLPAGLTRLPVTIWINNLSDATHTITLENNGAAPAQTVTVAKNSRQAVTLDIDARVLPVSAGGISQLAITASATGIARIAPAALSLMVSDGKGVEEHLKASAYHFALPINETHRWDKNASGGVTFTRSSTEPFRIDVRFPPNVDRWAFPRFSVPQEADRDRITGVLVRARVSKSATVRLMSWGASGDMSFTKFPILPADGEWHVAYIPFSGYLGFGAGGSPGQQIDKLSIGLNSQVDEISVEISDLYLIGK; encoded by the coding sequence ATGTCTCTCCACCTCACATTGTATAACATTTCCAAATACATCCGGTCGCTCATCGTATCCGGTTTTGTGGCGACACCGTTGTTTCCGGCGTTTGTTCCGGAGAATCCGGAGACGGTTTTTACATCCCCCGGCATTCCCGCCTCGCTCCGGTTGCGCACGGACGCGGCAAACCTGCACGGGAAGCCGCTCTCCTTTGTCGTGAACGATTACACCGGACGAACGGTTGCAACGGGCGAGACCGCCGTGGACGGTTCGGGACGTGTGGCTGTCCCGGTTGTCTTGCCCGCCGGTTTTTATGAAGTTTCGTTTCCGGCAGCGGGCGAGGGCGCCGCGCCGGTGGGCGTAATGAGCATGGGACAGCCTGCCGAAGGAAAAGACCCAGGCGCCGGTGAGGGTTTTTTTTCCATCGACACCGCCCTGTCCTGGCTGACGCCGCCCGAAAAACGCCCGGCGCTGATCGGCAACCTGCGCCATGTCATCGAACCGCGCGGTCTCGCGCGCGAACGTTTTTCGTGGGCTGCGATCACCCCCGCGGAGGGTCGCTGGAATTGGGCGGCGGACAAGGATTATGACAACACCCGCCGCCTCTACGCGGAGGCGGGTGTCAGGATACTCGAAATGTTTCACGATGCGCCACGCTGGATGGGACGTTCGCAAAACGGAAATTTCCCCGACGACCTGATCGCCGCCGCGCGTTCGTGGTGCGAGGTCGCCACCCGCTGGCACGGTTACTGGGCGGCACTTGAGGTATGGAACGAACCCGACATCGGCTTTGGCGCCTACCAGCCCGCCGACCAGTATCTGCCGCTCGTCAAAACCATTCGCCACACGATGCGCGCAGCCGGCATCAACACGCCAATCGGCGGCGGCGCGTATGCCTCGCTCAATCCCGACTATCTCGACCTCTCGTCGCGCAACGGACTGCTCGACGAGTGCGATTTCATTTCCTTCCACTACTACGGCGATCCGCTCGGACTGGAGCGTCACGTCTCCGAATACCGCGCTTGGTTACGCGCCTGCGGGCACGAATCGAAACCGCTCTGGCTGACGGAGGTTGGCCAACCGTGGCACGGCAAGCCTGTCTTGCGCGCGGATGTGAAAACGCAGGCAGTGACGGCCTTGGCATTTGCCATGCAGGCCGTAGAATCGCGCGCCTGCGGCGTCGCGGCGCACTATCCGTTCGTTTACGTCGATTACAACGAGGGCAACCGCAACTACCCTGTGCGCAACTACGGGATGCTCGACCGGACCGGTTCGCCGTTGCGTCCGTTCGCCGCCTACGCGCAAACCGCCCGTCTGCTGACAGGCGCGACCTGCATCGGCGACATCGTCATCAACGGCGTTCCCGGCGCCAGGCGTATCCGGGTTTTCGAGACACCGGCCGATCCGGGCGATGCGATTATCGCGATTTATACAGGCGAGGTCGCGAGTGACGCCACGGCCGCCGCCGCTGCGACGGTGCGGCTGCCGTTTGCCGCGCGCGCCGCGTTCGGGATCGACGGACGCGCGCTGGCAATCGCCGAAAACGGCCGCGTCGTTTCTGTAACCGACGGCATCGCCTGGTTGCGGGCTCCGCGGTCAAGGCTCTCTGCGTTTCTGAAAACGGACACCGAGGCGGCGCGCCTGCTCCGCCTCGCCCGCCCGGCGACGACGGACTCCGTCGCCCCGGTGTCGCCCATCGTACTTCAGCCGCAGATCGACATCGCAAAGGTGACGGCGATTTCGCGTGGTTATCTGCTCCCCGCCGGCCTGACCCGCCTTCCCGTCACGATATGGATCAACAACCTTTCGGACGCCACTCATACCATCACTCTGGAAAACAATGGCGCCGCTCCGGCGCAGACCGTCACGGTCGCGAAAAACTCGCGTCAGGCCGTCACGCTCGACATCGATGCCCGCGTCCTGCCGGTCAGCGCGGGCGGCATCTCGCAACTCGCGATCACGGCCAGCGCGACGGGCATTGCCCGCATCGCTCCCGCCGCGCTTTCGCTGATGGTTTCGGACGGCAAAGGCGTTGAAGAACACCTGAAGGCAAGCGCATATCACTTCGCGTTGCCGATCAATGAAACCCACCGCTGGGATAAAAACGCATCGGGAGGCGTGACGTTCACGCGCAGCTCGACGGAGCCTTTTCGCATCGACGTGCGTTTCCCGCCCAACGTGGACCGCTGGGCCTTCCCGCGCTTTTCGGTGCCGCAGGAGGCGGACCGCGACAGGATCACCGGCGTGCTCGTCCGCGCCCGCGTGAGCAAATCCGCCACCGTGCGCCTCATGTCGTGGGGCGCGTCGGGCGACATGAGTTTTACCAAGTTCCCGATCCTGCCCGCCGACGGCGAGTGGCACGTCGCCTATATCCCCTTTTCCGGTTATCTCGGTTTCGGCGCGGGCGGTTCGCCCGGGCAGCAAATCGACAAACTCTCCATCGGCCTCAATTCGCAGGTGGACGAGATCAGCGTCGAGATCAGCGACCTGTATCTGATCGGGAAATAG
- the thrH gene encoding phosphoserine phosphatase (catalyzes the formation of serine from phosphoserine; also has phosphoserine:homoserine phosphotransferase activity) translates to MEGVLVPEIWIAVAEKTGIDELRRTTRDEPDYDKLMQGRLAILDRHGLKLADIQAVIGTLCPLPGARAFLDELRSFTQLIILSDTFEQFAQPLMRQLNWPTLFCHHLVIGDDDRITGYRLRIPDQKRKAVEAFRAMNYRVIAGGDSFNDTTMLAAADAGFLFHAPANVREQFPQFPAFDEYADLLRAIRERIDHG, encoded by the coding sequence ATGGAAGGCGTGCTCGTCCCCGAGATATGGATCGCCGTGGCCGAAAAAACCGGCATCGACGAACTGCGGCGCACCACGCGCGACGAGCCCGATTACGACAAGCTCATGCAGGGCCGGCTCGCCATACTCGACCGCCACGGCCTCAAGCTCGCCGACATCCAGGCCGTCATCGGCACGCTTTGCCCGCTGCCCGGCGCACGGGCGTTTCTCGATGAACTGCGCTCGTTCACGCAGCTCATCATCCTTTCCGACACCTTCGAGCAGTTTGCGCAGCCGCTCATGCGCCAGCTCAACTGGCCCACGCTGTTCTGTCACCATCTCGTGATCGGGGACGACGACCGCATCACCGGCTACCGGCTCCGCATTCCCGACCAGAAGCGCAAGGCCGTGGAAGCCTTCCGCGCCATGAACTACCGGGTGATCGCGGGCGGTGATTCGTTCAACGACACCACCATGCTCGCCGCCGCCGACGCTGGTTTCCTCTTCCACGCCCCGGCCAACGTCCGCGAGCAGTTCCCGCAATTCCCGGCCTTCGACGAGTACGCCGACCTGCTGCGCGCGATCCGCGAACGGATCGACCACGGCTGA
- a CDS encoding acetyl-CoA carboxylase — translation MDLKQIKQLIDLMKRSDLTEFSVEEEDFKIKICRAAGTAASGNTANPFPVFSAPAPQAAPAAPVAAPETSATSAAAAGGGEEAGVTWIKSPMVGTFYRASSPESKPFAEPGTKVVENSVVCIIEAMKIMNEIQAELKGTIVEALVENGQPVEYGQRLFKVKQG, via the coding sequence TTGGACCTTAAACAAATCAAACAACTCATTGACCTGATGAAACGCTCCGACCTCACCGAATTCTCGGTCGAGGAAGAAGATTTCAAGATCAAGATCTGCCGCGCCGCCGGCACAGCCGCTTCCGGCAACACCGCAAACCCCTTCCCTGTCTTTTCCGCGCCTGCCCCGCAGGCCGCCCCCGCAGCGCCTGTGGCCGCCCCGGAGACCTCCGCCACGTCCGCCGCCGCAGCCGGCGGTGGCGAGGAGGCCGGCGTCACCTGGATCAAGTCCCCCATGGTTGGCACCTTTTACCGGGCTTCCTCCCCGGAAAGCAAACCGTTCGCCGAACCGGGCACCAAAGTCGTCGAAAATTCCGTGGTCTGCATCATCGAGGCCATGAAGATCATGAACGAGATTCAGGCCGAACTCAAGGGCACCATCGTCGAGGCGCTCGTCGAAAATGGCCAGCCCGTCGAGTACGGCCAGCGCCTGTTCAAGGTGAAGCAGGGCTGA